Genomic window (Ureibacillus composti):
GCAATGGAAGTAGTTTTTTTTAGAAATGAGATGATATCTGGAACGTCACTTCTTCTGTTTTTTGGTGCATCTGTTCTTGCAGCAGTGATTGGAGCTGGCGTCGGCTTTTCAATTGGATCGTTACTTGAACGTGGGTACATTCCAGAATATTTAAAATCACCAATTGTTCTTGGCAGTGTTCTGTTGGTATTTGTACTATCAGATGCAATTATGCATGAGACAGGACTCTTGGCTGTAACTGCAATGGGGATCGTAATGGCCAATATGCATCTTTCTTCATTACGAGACTTATTACACTTTAAAGAAAACATCTCTGTCCTCCTAATCTCTAGTGTATTTATTATGCTAACTGCATCCTTATCCATCGATACGCTACTTGAAATCTTAAATTGGCGTATGCTTGCCTTCGTATTAGCAATGATGTTTGTTGTACGTCCATTATCTATTTGGTTATCGACAATTGGAGTAGGGTTAACGAATAATGAGCGTACATTAATTGGATGGATTGCTCCGAGAGGGATTGTAGCTCTAACCGTTTCAGGTTTCTTTGCTGATGTGTTAGTTAAATCCGGATTTGAAGGTGCTGAAATTATTACAGCATTAACGTTAGGCCTAGTATTTTCGACCGTCCTCGCACATGGATTTTCAATTGGATGGTTAGCTAAAAAATTGGGTTTACAGGCAACCGAAGAATCGGGAGTGATTATCGTTGGTGGAGGTTCGTTCACGGCTATTTTTGCTGAAGCAATTCAATCATTCGATAAACCTGTACTCATCATGGATCGCGAGTGGGGAAGGCTATATAAAGCAAGGCAACTAAATATAAAAACGGCAGTAGGAGATATTTTAAGTGAACATACCGAATTCTCGGTGGATTTAACCCCTTACGAAACCTTAATTGCTGCGTCAGGAGAAGATGCATATAATGCACTAATTTGCCATCGTTTCCTTCCTGAATATGGGCGTGAACATATTTACCAAACGCCGATGCATACGGGTGACCCGAGTGATTACAGTAAAACACTCGGTGGGAAGACATTCTTGGACCAGGGTTACGATATTCATACGTTAAACCGTTTGGTAGATGAAGGCTATACGATTCGCAAAACGACATTAACAGAGCAATATACTTA
Coding sequences:
- a CDS encoding sodium:proton antiporter, whose product is MLDSVLFQIAMIITIGVLSQWIAWRFRLPAIVIMSLAGLIIGPFLGLFSPQETFGEIFSPIISLAVAIILFEGSLSLDFREIRGFRHSIVRISTVGALIAWLLGSLAAHYLAGLSLDVAFVIGGLFIVTGPTVIIPLLRQAKLKERPATILKWEGIVVDPFGALVALFAMEVVFFRNEMISGTSLLLFFGASVLAAVIGAGVGFSIGSLLERGYIPEYLKSPIVLGSVLLVFVLSDAIMHETGLLAVTAMGIVMANMHLSSLRDLLHFKENISVLLISSVFIMLTASLSIDTLLEILNWRMLAFVLAMMFVVRPLSIWLSTIGVGLTNNERTLIGWIAPRGIVALTVSGFFADVLVKSGFEGAEIITALTLGLVFSTVLAHGFSIGWLAKKLGLQATEESGVIIVGGGSFTAIFAEAIQSFDKPVLIMDREWGRLYKARQLNIKTAVGDILSEHTEFSVDLTPYETLIAASGEDAYNALICHRFLPEYGREHIYQTPMHTGDPSDYSKTLGGKTFLDQGYDIHTLNRLVDEGYTIRKTTLTEQYTYSDYEEDQKSQTTIPLFTVDQDNNLFFLEDNKKRSLDGVTIVSLTSPIRKIIKAIEKAGNNEVSPSTDENV